A single genomic interval of Burkholderia sp. HI2500 harbors:
- a CDS encoding peptidoglycan D,D-transpeptidase FtsI family protein, whose amino-acid sequence MSVKKKTHPADPYAAATKHPMLASRLPMWRSKLIVIIVFLAFAALIGRAFWVQVANKEFYVGQGQKRYQRTIELDATRGRIVDRNGAMLAVSLSTYEIWANPKQVADTDYPQISKLLDMPLVEVKRRLGNDKTFVLLKRQVDADTAGKLDKLAIDGVTQIADSKRFYPEGESAAHVVGFTNVEDKGQEGVELAANARLVGTSGQREVIRDRLGRIVSDTRPLVPAQHGATIELTIDRRIQQLAFSQLKAAVVENNAVAGSVVVLDAQNGEILALANYPTFDPNDRARLTGQQLRNRAVIDTFEPGSTIKPLVVALSIDERKVTPNTIINTSPGTYKIGPAVIHDTSNHGSLTVSQALQKSSNVALAKLALNLPAETIWNKYQEYGIGRAPELTFPGVASGRLRGYKRWRPIEQATMAYGYGLSMSLLQIAQTYTAYAGDGTLHPVSLLKNGTDQQTIDAHRGHRVTSPQTAAAIRSMLEMAVGEGGTGRRARVDGYRIGGKTGTARKQVGATYAKGKYRALFAGMAPMSNPRLIVAVMIDEPRGKGYYGGTVAGPVFASVTSGSLQLLGVPPDAPVEPEKAPPAKAVAPQKTVAAPKAAATQAKTAAAPKAAASLKTASPSSAPAQANTAAG is encoded by the coding sequence ATGAGCGTGAAAAAGAAGACCCACCCCGCCGATCCGTACGCGGCCGCGACCAAGCATCCGATGCTTGCGTCGCGCCTGCCGATGTGGCGCTCGAAGCTGATCGTGATCATCGTGTTCCTCGCGTTCGCCGCGCTGATCGGCCGCGCCTTCTGGGTGCAGGTCGCGAACAAGGAGTTCTACGTCGGCCAGGGTCAGAAACGCTACCAGCGCACGATCGAGCTCGACGCGACGCGCGGGCGCATCGTCGACCGCAACGGCGCGATGCTTGCCGTCAGCCTGTCGACCTATGAAATCTGGGCGAACCCGAAACAGGTCGCCGACACCGATTACCCGCAGATCTCGAAGCTGCTCGACATGCCGCTCGTCGAGGTCAAGCGGCGTCTCGGCAACGACAAGACGTTCGTGCTGCTCAAGCGGCAGGTCGACGCGGACACCGCGGGCAAGCTCGACAAGCTCGCGATCGACGGCGTCACGCAGATCGCCGATTCGAAGCGTTTCTACCCGGAAGGCGAATCGGCCGCGCACGTGGTCGGCTTCACGAACGTCGAGGACAAGGGGCAGGAAGGCGTCGAGCTCGCGGCGAATGCGCGCCTGGTGGGCACGTCCGGGCAGCGCGAGGTGATCCGCGACCGGCTCGGCCGCATCGTGTCGGATACGCGCCCGCTCGTCCCGGCGCAGCACGGCGCGACGATCGAACTGACGATCGACCGCCGCATCCAGCAGCTCGCGTTCAGCCAGCTCAAGGCGGCCGTGGTCGAGAACAACGCGGTGGCCGGCAGCGTCGTGGTGCTCGACGCGCAGAACGGCGAGATTCTCGCGCTCGCGAACTATCCGACCTTCGACCCGAACGATCGCGCGCGCCTCACCGGCCAGCAGTTGCGCAACCGCGCGGTGATCGACACGTTCGAGCCGGGCTCGACGATCAAGCCGCTCGTCGTCGCGCTGTCGATCGACGAGCGCAAGGTCACGCCGAACACGATCATCAACACGTCGCCGGGCACCTACAAGATCGGCCCGGCCGTGATCCACGACACGTCGAACCACGGGTCGCTGACGGTGTCGCAGGCGCTGCAGAAGTCGAGCAACGTCGCGCTCGCGAAGCTCGCGCTGAACCTGCCTGCCGAAACGATCTGGAACAAATACCAGGAATACGGAATCGGCCGCGCACCGGAACTCACGTTCCCGGGCGTCGCGTCGGGCCGGCTGCGCGGCTACAAGCGCTGGCGGCCGATCGAGCAGGCGACGATGGCGTACGGCTACGGCCTGTCGATGTCGCTGCTGCAGATCGCGCAGACCTACACGGCCTATGCAGGCGACGGCACGCTGCACCCGGTGTCGCTGCTGAAGAACGGCACCGACCAGCAGACGATCGACGCGCATCGCGGCCACCGCGTGACGTCGCCGCAAACGGCCGCGGCGATCCGCTCGATGCTCGAGATGGCGGTCGGCGAAGGCGGCACGGGGCGCCGCGCGCGCGTCGACGGCTACCGGATCGGCGGCAAGACGGGTACCGCGCGCAAGCAGGTCGGCGCGACCTATGCGAAGGGCAAGTACCGCGCGCTGTTCGCCGGGATGGCGCCGATGAGCAACCCGCGCCTGATCGTCGCGGTGATGATCGACGAGCCGCGCGGCAAGGGCTACTACGGCGGCACGGTGGCCGGCCCGGTGTTCGCGTCGGTCACGAGCGGCTCGCTGCAGTTGCTCGGCGTGCCGCCCGACGCGCCGGTCGAGCCCGAGAAGGCGCCGCCGGCGAAGGCCGTTGCGCCGCAAAAGACGGTGGCTGCACCGAAAGCGGCGGCAACCCAGGCCAAGACAGCCGCGGCGCCGAAAGCCGCCGCATCCCTGAAGACTGCCTCGCCATCGAGCGCGCCGGCGCAGGCAAACACGGCGGCGGGTTGA
- a CDS encoding RNA 2'-phosphotransferase: MKPHKKNELPATDATGISQYLSYLLRHAPQSIGLQLDPEGWADIDALMTGAARQGHHLDRATLETVCAINDKQRFALSDDGRRIRAVQGHSTPVVQRRYPTAQPPERLYHGTATRFLDSIREQGLKPGARHHVHLSPDIRTALAVGTRYGVPVILEVDAQRMHRQGHTFFVAENGVWLTDTVPAAFLIEMDGPAR, from the coding sequence ATGAAACCACACAAGAAGAATGAACTGCCGGCGACCGACGCGACCGGCATCAGCCAATATCTCAGCTACCTGCTGCGCCACGCGCCGCAGTCGATCGGGCTGCAACTCGACCCCGAAGGCTGGGCCGACATCGACGCACTGATGACCGGCGCTGCCCGCCAGGGGCACCACCTCGATCGTGCGACGCTCGAAACCGTCTGCGCGATTAACGACAAGCAACGCTTCGCCCTCTCCGACGACGGCCGTCGCATCCGTGCGGTGCAAGGCCATTCGACGCCCGTCGTGCAGCGCCGCTATCCTACCGCGCAGCCGCCCGAGCGCCTGTATCACGGCACGGCGACGCGCTTCCTGGATTCGATTCGGGAGCAAGGGCTGAAACCCGGCGCCCGTCATCACGTGCATCTGTCGCCGGACATCCGGACGGCGCTGGCCGTCGGCACGCGCTACGGCGTGCCCGTGATACTCGAGGTCGATGCGCAGCGCATGCATCGGCAAGGCCACACGTTCTTCGTCGCGGAAAACGGCGTATGGCTGACCGACACCGTGCCGGCGGCATTCCTCATAGAGATGGACGGGCCGGCGCGCTGA
- a CDS encoding c-type cytochrome — protein MKRTMNHNVARRMSRALAAGAAWAAFGLAGTAAFAQPATPAAASGPAAAPAAQSADAALIKRGEYLARAGDCIACHTASGGKPFAGGLKFDTPIGGIYSTNITPDPKTGLGGWTVEDFTRAVREGVRKNGDTMYPAMPFPSYARLTDDDMKALYAYFMHGVAPVEHENRAVDIVWPLSMRWPLGIWRKMFAPTPKPFDAAPYTDPVVARGAYLVQGLGHCGACHTPRAPTMQERGLTDADGPDFLAGGAAIDGWVPTSLRGEPRTGLGTWTETEIVQFLKTGRTLRTAAFGGMTDVVGHSMQHMTDDDLNAIARYLKTLPPRVQGEQPHVYDAAAAKALQTGDASKPGAAVYRDNCMACHRSDGHGYTRVFPALAGNPVVQGDDPTSLIHVVLEGSALQGTRTAPSTFTMPPFGWRLSDQEVADVSNFVRTSWGNTGAAVTAAQVAKVRKSVPSTRPEPPPGARFPQASR, from the coding sequence ATGAAGAGGACGATGAACCACAACGTCGCGCGCCGGATGTCGCGCGCGCTGGCGGCCGGTGCGGCCTGGGCCGCGTTCGGCCTCGCGGGCACGGCGGCGTTCGCGCAGCCGGCAACTCCCGCGGCGGCTTCCGGCCCGGCGGCCGCACCCGCGGCCCAATCCGCCGACGCGGCCTTGATCAAGCGCGGCGAATATCTCGCGCGGGCAGGCGACTGCATCGCGTGCCACACCGCGAGCGGCGGCAAGCCGTTTGCGGGCGGGCTGAAATTCGACACGCCGATCGGCGGGATCTACTCGACGAACATCACGCCGGATCCGAAAACGGGCCTGGGCGGCTGGACCGTCGAGGACTTCACGCGCGCCGTGCGCGAAGGCGTGCGCAAGAACGGCGACACGATGTATCCGGCCATGCCGTTCCCGTCCTACGCGCGCCTGACCGACGACGACATGAAGGCGCTGTACGCGTACTTCATGCACGGCGTCGCGCCCGTCGAGCACGAGAACCGCGCGGTCGACATCGTGTGGCCGCTGTCGATGCGCTGGCCGCTCGGGATCTGGCGCAAGATGTTCGCGCCGACCCCGAAGCCGTTCGACGCGGCGCCGTACACCGATCCGGTGGTCGCGCGCGGTGCGTATCTCGTGCAGGGTCTCGGCCACTGCGGCGCATGCCATACGCCGCGCGCGCCGACCATGCAGGAGCGCGGGCTGACCGACGCGGACGGCCCGGACTTCCTGGCCGGCGGCGCGGCGATCGACGGCTGGGTGCCGACGAGCCTGCGCGGCGAGCCGCGCACGGGCCTCGGCACGTGGACGGAAACCGAGATCGTGCAGTTCCTGAAGACGGGCCGCACGCTGCGCACGGCCGCGTTCGGCGGGATGACGGACGTGGTCGGCCACAGCATGCAGCACATGACCGACGACGACCTGAACGCGATCGCGCGCTACCTGAAGACGCTGCCGCCGCGCGTGCAGGGCGAACAGCCGCACGTGTACGACGCGGCGGCCGCGAAGGCGCTGCAGACCGGCGACGCGAGCAAGCCGGGCGCGGCCGTTTATCGCGACAACTGCATGGCGTGCCACCGCAGCGACGGCCATGGCTACACGCGCGTGTTCCCGGCGCTCGCCGGCAACCCGGTCGTGCAGGGCGACGATCCGACCTCGCTGATCCACGTCGTGCTGGAAGGCAGCGCACTGCAGGGCACGCGCACCGCGCCGTCGACGTTCACGATGCCGCCGTTCGGCTGGCGCCTGTCGGACCAGGAAGTCGCGGACGTGTCCAACTTCGTGCGCACGAGCTGGGGCAACACGGGGGCTGCCGTGACGGCCGCGCAGGTCGCGAAGGTGCGCAAGAGCGTGCCGTCGACCCGGCCCGAACCGCCGCCGGGCGCGCGGTTCCCGCAAGCGTCGCGCTGA
- a CDS encoding DUF3995 domain-containing protein, which yields MTGAYFSVPTLCAIALVHVYWALGGRRGKGAAIPEQDGEPLLRPTAIGTLAVAVALLGGACMVAARAGWLGPNAYPGTISFAVVAFALIFAVRAVGDFRYVGFFKRIRGSRFARMDTLYYSPLCAALALSIASMFWPW from the coding sequence ATGACCGGAGCGTATTTCAGCGTGCCGACGCTTTGCGCAATCGCGCTCGTTCACGTCTACTGGGCGTTGGGCGGGCGGCGCGGCAAGGGGGCGGCCATTCCGGAGCAGGACGGCGAGCCGCTATTGCGGCCGACTGCCATCGGCACGCTTGCGGTCGCGGTGGCGTTGCTGGGCGGCGCGTGCATGGTTGCCGCGCGTGCCGGCTGGCTGGGGCCGAACGCGTATCCCGGCACGATCTCGTTCGCGGTCGTTGCGTTCGCACTGATCTTCGCGGTGCGGGCCGTCGGCGATTTCCGTTACGTCGGCTTCTTCAAGCGGATTCGCGGCTCGCGTTTCGCACGCATGGACACGCTGTATTACTCGCCGCTTTGCGCGGCGCTGGCGCTGTCCATCGCGTCGATGTTCTGGCCGTGGTGA
- a CDS encoding gluconate 2-dehydrogenase subunit 3 family protein, with protein sequence MSTPPDKPNSRRRFLRTSVALVPIASVAGCDLRSSSPSATTGNAPGASASAERAPYKPTFFDAKEWAFVQAAVDRLIPADAEGPGALESGVPEFIDRQMETPYAHGATWYMQGPFQQGVPELGYQLKLVPRDIYRLGIAAVNRYCEKTHGKAFADLDAPTRDTVLGALEKGGAQIDDVPPGVFFGQLLQNTREGYFCDPVHGGNHDMAAWKMIGFPGARADFMDFVNQNGKSYPYGPVSINGERS encoded by the coding sequence ATGTCCACGCCACCTGACAAACCCAACTCGCGCCGCCGTTTCCTGCGCACGTCGGTCGCGCTCGTGCCGATCGCGTCGGTCGCCGGCTGCGACCTGCGTTCGTCGTCGCCTTCCGCGACGACCGGCAACGCGCCCGGTGCATCGGCCAGTGCCGAACGCGCGCCGTACAAGCCGACCTTCTTCGATGCGAAGGAATGGGCGTTCGTCCAGGCCGCCGTCGACCGGCTGATTCCGGCCGACGCCGAAGGGCCCGGTGCGCTCGAATCGGGCGTGCCCGAATTCATCGACCGCCAGATGGAGACGCCGTATGCGCACGGCGCCACCTGGTACATGCAGGGGCCGTTCCAGCAAGGCGTGCCCGAGCTCGGCTACCAGCTGAAGCTGGTGCCGCGCGACATCTACCGGCTCGGTATCGCGGCGGTCAACCGCTATTGCGAGAAGACCCACGGCAAGGCATTCGCGGATCTCGACGCGCCGACGCGCGACACCGTGCTCGGCGCGCTGGAGAAGGGCGGCGCGCAGATCGACGACGTGCCGCCCGGCGTGTTCTTCGGCCAGTTGCTGCAGAACACGCGTGAAGGTTACTTCTGTGATCCGGTGCATGGCGGCAATCACGACATGGCCGCGTGGAAGATGATCGGCTTTCCGGGCGCGCGCGCGGACTTCATGGATTTCGTCAACCAGAACGGCAAGTCGTATCCGTACGGCCCCGTCTCGATCAACGGGGAGCGCAGCTGA
- a CDS encoding GMC family oxidoreductase, whose amino-acid sequence MAAEKKPHVDAVIVGFGWTGAILAKELTEAGLNVVALERGEYRDTYPDGAYPNTIDELTYNIRKKLFLDLSKTTVSIRHGLQDTALPYRQLAAFLPGEGVGGAGLHWSGVHFRITPEELRLRSHYEERYGKKFIPEGMTIQDTGVTYEELEPHFDFAEKVFGTSGQAYKVGGKVVGDGNVFEANRSDNFPLPAQLNTYSAQRFSDAAKSLGLHPYRLPSANTSGPYTNPYGVQMGPCNFCGYCSGYACYMYSKASPNLNILPALKQAPNFELRSKCHVLRVDLDDTKKRATGVTYVDPAGREVHQPADLVIVAAFQYHNVHLLLLSGIGKPYDPISGEGVVGRNFAYQNLSTIKAFFDKDTYTNPFIGAGGNGVAVDDFNADNFDHGPLGFVGGSPLWVNQAGVKPISGIATPPGTPQWGSAWKKAVKDNYAHTISMDAHGTNMSYRDVYLDLDPTYRDSYGQPLLRMTFDWKDNDIKMAQYVTGQMKKIAEAMGPKAISVSTREFGKHFDSRAYQTTHLVGGAIMGTDPKTSVLNRYLQCWDVHNVFVMGASALPQGIGYNPTGIIAALAYWSARAIREQYLKNPAPLVTA is encoded by the coding sequence ATGGCCGCAGAGAAAAAACCGCATGTCGATGCGGTGATCGTCGGCTTCGGCTGGACCGGCGCGATTCTCGCGAAGGAACTGACCGAAGCGGGCCTGAACGTCGTCGCGCTCGAGCGTGGCGAGTATCGCGACACCTATCCGGACGGCGCGTATCCGAACACGATCGACGAGCTGACCTACAACATCCGCAAGAAGCTGTTCCTCGACCTGTCGAAGACGACCGTGTCGATCCGCCACGGCCTGCAGGACACCGCGCTGCCGTACCGGCAGCTCGCCGCGTTCCTGCCGGGCGAAGGCGTGGGCGGCGCGGGGCTGCACTGGTCGGGCGTGCATTTCCGGATCACGCCGGAAGAGCTGCGCCTGCGCAGCCACTATGAAGAGCGCTACGGCAAGAAGTTCATCCCCGAAGGGATGACGATCCAGGACACGGGCGTGACCTACGAGGAGCTCGAGCCGCATTTCGACTTCGCGGAGAAGGTGTTCGGCACGTCGGGGCAGGCGTACAAGGTCGGCGGCAAGGTGGTCGGCGACGGCAACGTGTTCGAGGCGAACCGCAGCGACAACTTCCCGCTGCCCGCGCAGCTCAATACCTATTCGGCGCAGCGCTTCTCCGACGCGGCGAAGTCGCTCGGCCTGCATCCGTATCGGCTGCCGTCGGCGAACACGTCGGGGCCGTACACGAACCCGTACGGCGTGCAGATGGGCCCGTGCAACTTCTGCGGCTACTGCAGCGGCTACGCGTGCTACATGTACTCGAAGGCGTCGCCGAACCTGAACATCCTGCCCGCGCTGAAGCAGGCGCCTAACTTCGAGCTGCGCTCGAAGTGCCACGTGCTGCGCGTCGACCTCGACGATACGAAGAAGCGCGCGACGGGCGTGACCTACGTCGATCCGGCCGGGCGTGAAGTGCACCAGCCGGCGGATCTCGTGATCGTGGCCGCGTTCCAGTACCACAACGTGCACCTGCTGCTGCTGTCGGGCATCGGCAAGCCGTACGACCCGATCTCGGGCGAAGGCGTCGTGGGCCGCAATTTCGCGTACCAGAACCTGTCGACGATCAAGGCGTTCTTCGACAAGGACACCTACACGAATCCGTTCATCGGCGCGGGCGGCAACGGCGTCGCGGTGGACGATTTCAACGCGGACAACTTCGACCACGGCCCGCTCGGCTTCGTCGGCGGCTCGCCGCTGTGGGTAAACCAGGCCGGCGTGAAGCCGATCAGCGGCATCGCGACGCCGCCCGGTACGCCGCAGTGGGGCTCGGCGTGGAAGAAGGCGGTGAAGGACAACTACGCGCACACGATCTCGATGGACGCGCACGGCACCAACATGTCGTACCGCGACGTGTATCTCGACCTCGATCCGACCTATCGCGATTCGTACGGCCAGCCGCTGCTGCGGATGACGTTCGACTGGAAGGACAACGACATCAAGATGGCGCAGTACGTGACCGGGCAGATGAAGAAGATCGCGGAGGCGATGGGGCCGAAGGCGATCAGCGTGTCGACGCGCGAGTTCGGCAAGCACTTCGATTCGCGCGCGTACCAGACGACCCACCTCGTCGGCGGCGCGATCATGGGTACCGACCCGAAGACGAGCGTGCTGAACCGCTACCTGCAGTGCTGGGACGTGCACAACGTGTTCGTGATGGGCGCATCGGCGCTGCCGCAGGGCATCGGCTACAACCCGACCGGGATCATCGCGGCGCTGGCCTACTGGTCGGCACGTGCGATCCGCGAGCAATACCTGAAAAATCCCGCCCCGCTGGTGACCGCATGA
- a CDS encoding cation:proton antiporter domain-containing protein yields MPHDVSLIALLAAGFGLAMVFGYFASLLKMPPLVGYLLAGIVIGPGTPGFVGDLSLAQQLAEVGVMLLMFGVGLHFSLGDLLAVRKIALPGAIVQITVATLLGGGLALTWGWSVGAALVFGLALSVASTVVLLRALEGRGLVETVNGRIAVGWLVVEDLVMVLVLVLLPPVAGLLGGTPPGDAQAAGGSVWGTLGVTMLKVAAFIALMLVVGKRVFPRILWLVARTGSRELFTLCMIAAAVGIAFGAAKLFDVSFALGAFFAGMMMRESEFSRRAADETLPLRDAFSVLFFISVGMLFDPKILLAEPLHVIEVAAIVVIGKTLAAVALVIAFRYPLNTALTVGAGLAQIGEFSFILAGLGRALGLLSAEGQSLILAVALISIAMNTLLFAMIDPALAWIRKHSAFARKLEARDDPLAALPMSTPQTHLTGQVVIVGYGKVGTRIAHALDERGIAYVVVEQNRELVEKLREDGVAAVSGDAIEPIVLVQAHIARAGMLVVTLPDVFDVRQIVEISRTLNPALEVVLCTNSGDEAALLSSEGIGTVFMGETELARGMTEHVLGRMTKPAAAAAH; encoded by the coding sequence ATGCCTCATGACGTCAGCCTGATTGCGTTGCTCGCGGCCGGTTTCGGTCTCGCGATGGTCTTCGGTTATTTCGCGTCGCTGTTGAAAATGCCGCCGCTCGTCGGCTATTTGCTCGCCGGGATCGTGATCGGCCCCGGCACGCCCGGCTTCGTCGGCGACCTGTCGCTCGCGCAGCAGCTCGCCGAAGTCGGCGTGATGCTGCTGATGTTCGGCGTCGGCCTGCATTTCTCGCTCGGCGATCTGCTCGCGGTGCGCAAGATCGCGCTGCCCGGCGCGATCGTCCAGATTACGGTGGCCACGCTGCTCGGCGGCGGGCTCGCGCTCACCTGGGGCTGGAGCGTCGGCGCGGCGCTCGTGTTCGGGCTCGCGCTGTCGGTCGCGAGCACGGTGGTGCTGCTGCGAGCGCTCGAAGGGCGCGGGCTGGTCGAGACGGTCAACGGGCGCATCGCGGTCGGCTGGCTCGTCGTCGAGGATCTCGTGATGGTGCTCGTGCTGGTGCTGCTGCCACCCGTCGCGGGGCTGCTCGGCGGCACGCCGCCCGGCGACGCGCAGGCGGCCGGCGGCAGCGTGTGGGGCACGCTCGGCGTCACGATGCTGAAGGTCGCGGCGTTCATCGCATTGATGCTGGTGGTCGGCAAGCGCGTGTTTCCGCGCATTCTGTGGCTCGTCGCGCGCACCGGCTCGCGCGAGCTGTTCACGCTGTGCATGATCGCGGCCGCGGTCGGCATCGCATTCGGCGCGGCGAAGCTGTTCGACGTGTCGTTCGCGCTCGGCGCGTTCTTCGCCGGGATGATGATGCGCGAGTCGGAATTCAGCCGGCGCGCGGCCGACGAGACGCTGCCGCTGCGCGATGCGTTCTCGGTGCTGTTCTTCATTTCGGTCGGGATGCTGTTCGACCCGAAGATCCTGCTCGCGGAGCCGCTGCACGTGATCGAGGTCGCCGCGATCGTGGTGATCGGCAAGACGCTCGCGGCAGTCGCGCTCGTGATCGCGTTCCGCTATCCGCTGAATACCGCGCTGACGGTCGGTGCGGGGCTCGCGCAGATCGGCGAGTTCTCGTTCATCCTCGCCGGGCTCGGCCGTGCGCTGGGGCTGCTGTCGGCCGAGGGGCAGAGCCTGATTCTGGCCGTCGCGCTGATCTCGATCGCGATGAACACGCTGCTGTTCGCGATGATCGATCCGGCGCTCGCGTGGATTCGCAAGCATTCGGCGTTCGCGCGCAAGCTCGAGGCGCGCGACGATCCGCTCGCCGCGCTGCCGATGTCGACGCCGCAGACGCACCTGACCGGGCAGGTCGTGATCGTCGGCTACGGCAAGGTCGGTACCCGAATCGCGCACGCGCTGGACGAGCGCGGCATCGCGTATGTCGTCGTCGAACAGAATCGCGAGCTCGTCGAGAAACTGCGTGAGGACGGCGTCGCCGCCGTGTCGGGCGACGCGATCGAGCCGATCGTGCTCGTGCAGGCGCACATCGCGCGCGCCGGGATGCTGGTCGTCACGCTGCCCGACGTGTTCGACGTGCGGCAGATCGTCGAGATCTCGCGCACCTTGAATCCGGCGCTCGAGGTCGTGCTGTGCACGAACAGCGGCGACGAGGCCGCGCTGCTGTCGAGCGAGGGGATCGGCACGGTGTTCATGGGCGAGACCGAACTCGCGCGCGGGATGACCGAGCACGTGCTCGGCAGGATGACGAAGCCGGCCGCGGCCGCTGCACATTGA
- the ald gene encoding alanine dehydrogenase: protein MLIGVPKEIKNHEYRVGLTPAGARELTRHGHRVLVQRGAGTAIGLLDNDYTAAGAALCDGADEVFARVDMIIKVKEPQPAECAMLRRGQILYTYLHLAPDPDQAAALVKSGAVCIAYETVTGPGGGLPLLAPMSEVAGRMSIQVAATHLESPRGGRGLLMAGVPGVPAAHVVVLGAGVVGTGALQMAVGLGARVTVLDTNVNRLRQLDLVFANRIATVCSNAHTIDEAVRDADVVIGAVLVPGASAPRLVTRDMIATMRTGAVVVDVAIDQGGCFETSHATTHADPTFVVDGVVHYCVANMPGAVARTSTFALNNATLTHALALADKGWKQAMTDDPHLRAGLNVCDGHITYEAVALALGLPYVPAAGVLA, encoded by the coding sequence ATGCTGATCGGTGTGCCGAAAGAGATCAAGAACCACGAATATCGCGTGGGCCTCACGCCGGCCGGCGCGCGCGAACTGACGCGGCACGGCCATCGCGTATTGGTGCAGCGCGGCGCGGGCACGGCGATCGGCCTGCTCGACAACGACTACACGGCCGCGGGCGCAGCGCTCTGCGACGGCGCCGACGAAGTCTTCGCGCGCGTCGACATGATCATCAAGGTCAAGGAGCCGCAGCCGGCGGAATGCGCGATGCTGCGGCGCGGCCAGATCCTCTACACGTACCTGCATCTCGCACCCGATCCCGACCAGGCGGCCGCGCTCGTGAAGTCCGGCGCCGTCTGCATCGCGTACGAAACCGTGACGGGCCCCGGTGGCGGCCTGCCGCTGCTCGCGCCGATGAGCGAGGTGGCCGGGCGCATGTCGATCCAGGTCGCGGCGACTCATCTCGAAAGCCCGCGCGGCGGGCGTGGCCTGCTGATGGCCGGGGTGCCCGGCGTGCCGGCCGCGCACGTCGTCGTGCTCGGCGCGGGCGTGGTGGGCACCGGCGCCCTGCAGATGGCGGTCGGCCTCGGCGCACGCGTCACCGTGCTCGATACCAACGTGAACCGGCTGCGCCAGCTCGACCTCGTCTTCGCCAACCGGATCGCGACCGTCTGCTCGAATGCACACACGATCGACGAAGCCGTGCGCGACGCCGACGTCGTGATCGGCGCCGTGCTGGTGCCGGGCGCATCGGCGCCGCGGCTCGTCACGCGCGACATGATCGCGACGATGCGCACGGGAGCGGTCGTCGTCGACGTCGCGATCGACCAGGGCGGCTGCTTCGAGACTTCGCATGCGACGACGCACGCGGACCCGACCTTCGTCGTCGACGGCGTCGTGCACTACTGCGTCGCGAACATGCCCGGCGCAGTCGCGCGCACGTCGACCTTCGCGCTCAACAACGCGACGCTCACCCATGCGCTCGCGCTCGCCGACAAGGGCTGGAAGCAGGCGATGACCGACGATCCGCATCTGCGCGCGGGCCTGAACGTATGCGACGGACACATCACGTACGAAGCCGTCGCGCTCGCGCTCGGCCTACCCTATGTGCCGGCGGCCGGCGTACTGGCATGA